One genomic segment of [Pasteurella] aerogenes includes these proteins:
- the tsf gene encoding elongation factor Ts, whose amino-acid sequence MAEITAALVKELRERTGAGMMECKKALVEANGDIELAIDNMRKSGQAKAAKKAGRIAAEGVILARLAEGFGVLVEMNCETDFVAKDAGFLGLANEVADYAVANKGVAIEALQAQFEEKRAALVAKIGENMTIRRVQYLDGQVIAQYLHGAKIGVLVAGEGSADELKKVAMHVAASRPEYVNPSDVPADVVEHERNIQVDIAMQSGKPREIAEKMVEGRMKKFTGEVSLTGQPFVMDPSQSVGDYLKSVNSSVSSFIRLEVGEGIEKVEEDFAAEVAKITGGNA is encoded by the coding sequence ATGGCTGAAATTACAGCAGCATTAGTTAAAGAACTTCGTGAACGTACCGGCGCCGGTATGATGGAATGTAAAAAAGCCTTAGTAGAAGCTAACGGTGATATTGAATTAGCCATCGATAATATGCGTAAATCCGGTCAAGCAAAAGCAGCGAAAAAAGCAGGTCGTATTGCAGCGGAAGGCGTAATTTTAGCGCGTCTTGCAGAAGGTTTCGGTGTGTTGGTTGAAATGAACTGCGAAACTGACTTCGTAGCAAAAGATGCCGGTTTCTTAGGCTTGGCAAATGAAGTGGCTGACTATGCGGTAGCAAACAAAGGTGTTGCAATTGAAGCATTACAAGCACAATTTGAAGAAAAACGTGCAGCATTAGTGGCTAAAATTGGTGAAAACATGACAATTCGTCGTGTTCAATATTTAGATGGTCAAGTGATTGCACAATACTTACACGGTGCAAAAATCGGTGTATTAGTTGCTGGTGAAGGCTCTGCTGATGAGTTGAAAAAAGTGGCAATGCACGTGGCTGCAAGCCGTCCTGAATATGTTAACCCAAGTGATGTGCCGGCTGATGTGGTTGAACATGAGCGTAATATCCAAGTGGATATCGCAATGCAATCTGGTAAACCACGCGAAATCGCAGAAAAAATGGTTGAAGGTCGCATGAAAAAATTCACTGGTGAAGTATCATTAACAGGTCAACCGTTTGTTATGGATCCTTCTCAATCTGTGGGCGATTACTTAAAATCAGTTAATTCTTCTGTCTCTAGCTTTATCCGTTTAGAAGTGGGTGAAGGCATTGAGAAAGTAGAAGAAGATTTTGCTGCAGAAGTGGCTAAAATTACTGGCGGAAACGCATAA
- the rpsB gene encoding 30S ribosomal protein S2: protein MAQVSMRDMLQAGVHFGHQTRYWNPKMKPFIFGPRNGVHIINLEKTVPMFNEALAELTRIASNNGKILFVGTKRAATEAVKAAALDCQQYYVNHRWLGGMLTNWKTVRQSIKRLKDLETQSQDGTFDKLTKKEALMRTREMEKLELSLGGIKDMAGLPDAIFVIGADHEHISIKEANNLGIPVFAVVDTNSTPDGVDFVIPGNDDATRAIQLYLSAAVAAVKEGRQQETVSEESFEAEAAAAE from the coding sequence ATGGCACAAGTTTCAATGCGCGATATGCTTCAAGCAGGCGTTCACTTCGGTCACCAAACTCGTTATTGGAATCCAAAAATGAAACCATTCATTTTCGGACCGCGTAATGGTGTGCATATCATCAACTTAGAAAAAACCGTTCCAATGTTTAATGAAGCGTTAGCAGAATTAACTCGCATTGCAAGCAATAACGGTAAAATCTTGTTTGTTGGTACAAAACGCGCAGCAACTGAAGCAGTTAAAGCAGCAGCATTAGACTGTCAACAATATTATGTAAACCACCGTTGGTTAGGTGGTATGTTGACTAACTGGAAAACAGTTCGTCAATCAATCAAACGCTTAAAAGATTTAGAAACTCAATCTCAAGATGGTACTTTCGACAAATTAACGAAGAAAGAAGCATTAATGCGTACGCGCGAGATGGAAAAACTTGAATTAAGTCTTGGCGGTATTAAAGATATGGCGGGTCTTCCGGATGCGATCTTCGTTATCGGTGCAGATCACGAACACATCTCTATTAAAGAAGCAAATAACTTGGGAATTCCGGTATTTGCTGTGGTTGATACTAACTCTACTCCAGATGGCGTAGATTTCGTTATCCCAGGTAACGATGACGCGACTCGTGCAATTCAATTGTACCTTTCTGCAGCAGTTGCAGCAGTCAAAGAAGGTCGTCAACAAGAAACCGTTTCTGAAGAAAGTTTCGAAGCTGAAGCGGCTGCCGCTGAGTAA
- the gppA gene encoding exopolyphosphatase, with product MHNENLTEKVTALDKKRHSVREIAAIDLGSNSFHMIVARIVNGSIQVLSRLKQKVKLAEGLDENKVLSQEAITRGIDCLALFAERLQGFDPNNVSVVGTYTLRTAVNNDEFLRQAKAVFPYPINIITGEMEAKTIYAGVSHTQPEVGRKFVIDIGGGSTEMIIGDDFVPLIAESRHMGCVSFGTQFFPKGKISQENFERAKQSALNKIEDLEFEYRSLGWESVLGSSGTIKTVSQVISITIDPNGIITPERLDQLIKQTLNVSHFNQLRMPGLSDDRIDVFVPGLAILSAIFDTYKIKQMRYSDGALREGVMYGLEKNFQVQNIRQRTAVALATQFNLDLPQSDRVYQSARLLAKQYQNWKNPRIAQEMKEILLWAARLHEVGIVINHKGMQKHSAYILQNMELPGFDKEQQRLLATIVRYQINQFKLTELAKFTRYAESDVIAIICLLRLAILLNRSRQATEVTHKMILEVDNAANSWQLQFEAEYLDRNPLIQNDLTAESQILGELGIQLTFK from the coding sequence ATGCATAACGAAAATTTAACAGAAAAAGTCACCGCACTTGATAAAAAGCGTCATAGTGTGAGAGAAATCGCGGCTATTGATTTAGGCTCCAATAGCTTTCATATGATCGTTGCCCGTATTGTAAACGGTTCAATTCAAGTCTTATCGCGCTTAAAACAGAAAGTAAAATTAGCCGAAGGATTAGATGAAAATAAAGTATTAAGCCAAGAGGCTATTACTCGCGGGATCGACTGTCTCGCTTTATTTGCGGAACGATTACAAGGATTTGATCCAAATAATGTGAGTGTGGTCGGAACCTATACTCTACGAACTGCAGTTAATAATGATGAATTTTTACGTCAAGCCAAAGCGGTATTTCCTTACCCAATTAATATCATTACCGGCGAAATGGAGGCGAAAACCATTTATGCCGGCGTGTCGCACACTCAACCGGAAGTTGGGCGCAAATTTGTGATTGATATTGGCGGTGGATCAACCGAAATGATCATTGGTGATGATTTTGTCCCATTAATCGCGGAAAGCCGCCATATGGGCTGTGTCAGTTTTGGCACCCAATTTTTTCCGAAAGGGAAAATTTCTCAAGAGAATTTTGAGCGCGCCAAGCAAAGTGCGCTAAATAAAATTGAAGATTTAGAATTTGAATATCGCAGCCTTGGTTGGGAATCGGTTTTAGGCTCCTCTGGTACCATTAAAACGGTTTCACAGGTCATCAGCATTACCATCGATCCTAATGGCATCATCACGCCGGAACGCCTTGATCAATTAATTAAACAAACACTCAACGTCTCTCATTTCAATCAATTGCGAATGCCGGGATTAAGCGATGATCGTATCGATGTCTTTGTACCAGGTCTGGCGATTTTAAGTGCCATTTTTGATACGTATAAAATCAAACAAATGCGTTATTCCGACGGAGCGTTACGCGAAGGCGTTATGTACGGATTAGAAAAAAATTTCCAAGTGCAAAATATCCGCCAGCGTACAGCGGTGGCATTAGCAACGCAATTTAATTTAGATTTACCTCAATCAGATCGGGTATATCAAAGCGCACGCTTGCTTGCCAAACAATATCAAAATTGGAAAAATCCACGCATAGCGCAAGAAATGAAAGAGATTCTCCTCTGGGCGGCAAGACTGCATGAAGTAGGCATTGTGATCAATCATAAAGGCATGCAAAAACATTCCGCCTATATTCTGCAAAATATGGAACTGCCGGGTTTTGACAAAGAGCAACAACGTTTACTCGCCACCATTGTCCGCTATCAAATTAATCAGTTTAAACTGACAGAACTGGCTAAATTTACTCGTTATGCTGAATCTGATGTAATAGCGATTATTTGCCTACTAAGATTAGCTATTTTGCTTAATCGCTCACGCCAAGCGACAGAAGTGACCCATAAAATGATCTTAGAAGTGGACAATGCCGCCAATTCATGGCAGTTGCAATTTGAAGCGGAGTATCTTGATCGCAATCCGTTAATACAAAATGATTTAACGGCAGAAAGTCAAATCTTAGGCGAATTAGGCATTCAATTAACATTCAAATAA
- the ppiD gene encoding peptidyl-prolyl cis-trans isomerase D — protein MLMEKFHAASNSIIWKLILGLVAVSFVLSGVAGYMFTQVDTSAAKVNGVEIPQQTFLQQYNNEYQALSQQLSAQFAAVADSPEFVSGLRKNILNRLIDQELLRQYSEDLKLGISDAQIKQEIVSMPSLQTDGKFDNNLYQQMLAANGISSDAYAELVREALRLEQLQAGLASSDFMVPTQAEALAKLFFQRREVRLATFPLADEIAKQTVSEQEMQTYYKENQSAFAAPELVKVQYIDLTRTLAEKNVKVTDVEISQYYQDNKAQYMSQRLAHIQVPTEQEAQTIYADLQKGESFTQLAKLYSTDKISGANGGDLDWVTPGMMPPEFETAASKLDVGQYSQPVKVDNAYHIIKLEDEKVRSLDEVKNEIAVKIRNELAANAFYALEKQVNEKAFENPDSLENAAKAAEVNMQETAYFSRQNIPAELNYANVVSTIFDSDITQGGANSEAINVGDQHSIVVRVVEHKPEGIRSFEEAKADIENYLKRQKAESLVLEQAKKLADGLSAATTQESALNFSAAQSLVYAENKDPVLNNAIFAMAKPAENKTTYGVAKDGNGDVVVVALQNVEDGKLSGEQLTTFNAQLEQDRQLALRNTVLAALRHKAKVEINEEFMSKDE, from the coding sequence ATGTTAATGGAAAAATTTCATGCGGCGTCAAATAGCATTATTTGGAAGCTCATCTTAGGGCTTGTTGCAGTATCTTTTGTGCTAAGTGGTGTTGCCGGCTATATGTTTACTCAAGTAGATACGTCGGCTGCAAAAGTAAACGGAGTGGAAATTCCGCAGCAAACGTTTTTGCAGCAATACAATAATGAATATCAAGCATTAAGCCAACAACTTAGTGCGCAATTTGCCGCGGTGGCGGATTCACCGGAGTTTGTCAGCGGTTTGCGCAAAAATATTTTGAATCGTTTAATTGATCAAGAATTATTGCGCCAATATAGTGAAGATCTAAAATTGGGCATTAGTGATGCGCAAATTAAACAAGAAATTGTTTCTATGCCATCATTACAAACAGATGGAAAATTTGACAATAATTTGTATCAACAAATGTTGGCGGCGAATGGAATTAGTTCTGATGCGTATGCGGAATTGGTACGAGAAGCGCTGCGTCTTGAGCAATTACAAGCTGGGTTAGCTTCTTCTGATTTTATGGTACCGACACAAGCGGAGGCATTAGCAAAATTATTTTTCCAACGTCGCGAAGTGCGTTTAGCCACATTCCCGCTGGCTGATGAAATTGCCAAACAAACGGTCAGCGAGCAGGAAATGCAAACCTATTATAAAGAAAATCAATCTGCTTTTGCTGCACCGGAATTAGTGAAAGTGCAATATATTGATTTAACGCGTACTTTAGCGGAAAAAAACGTTAAAGTGACTGATGTTGAGATTTCACAGTATTATCAAGATAATAAAGCCCAATATATGTCACAACGTTTGGCACATATTCAAGTTCCAACCGAACAAGAAGCGCAAACTATTTATGCTGATTTGCAAAAAGGCGAATCGTTCACCCAGTTGGCGAAATTATATTCGACCGATAAAATTTCCGGTGCCAACGGTGGGGATTTGGATTGGGTGACTCCGGGCATGATGCCGCCTGAATTTGAAACCGCGGCAAGTAAACTTGATGTTGGGCAATACAGCCAGCCGGTGAAAGTGGATAATGCGTATCACATTATTAAATTGGAAGATGAAAAAGTACGTTCGTTAGATGAAGTGAAAAATGAAATTGCGGTGAAAATTCGTAATGAATTAGCCGCAAATGCGTTTTATGCTTTGGAAAAACAAGTAAACGAGAAAGCCTTTGAAAATCCAGATAGTTTAGAAAATGCGGCGAAAGCGGCAGAAGTGAATATGCAAGAAACCGCCTATTTTTCACGCCAAAATATTCCTGCAGAGTTAAATTATGCTAATGTAGTTTCGACCATTTTTGATTCGGATATTACCCAAGGCGGGGCAAATTCGGAAGCCATTAACGTAGGCGATCAGCATTCTATCGTGGTTCGCGTGGTGGAACATAAACCAGAAGGAATTCGTTCTTTTGAGGAGGCGAAGGCGGATATTGAAAACTATCTGAAACGCCAAAAAGCGGAATCATTAGTGTTGGAGCAAGCGAAGAAATTAGCCGATGGCTTATCTGCGGCGACAACTCAAGAAAGCGCACTTAATTTCTCTGCGGCGCAATCTTTGGTGTATGCAGAAAATAAAGATCCAGTGTTGAATAATGCGATTTTTGCGATGGCAAAACCGGCAGAAAATAAAACCACCTATGGTGTTGCTAAAGATGGTAACGGTGATGTGGTTGTGGTGGCATTGCAAAACGTTGAAGATGGTAAATTGTCTGGTGAGCAATTAACGACATTTAATGCCCAGCTTGAGCAAGATCGTCAACTCGCTTTACGCAATACGGTTTTAGCGGCATTACGCCATAAAGCGAAAGTGGAAATCAATGAAGAATTTATGAGCAAGGATGAGTAA